In Bacillus sp. S3, the sequence ACGTAGGTGAGGGCTACTTCGATGATTAAACTTGAAATTTCCCTCAACCACTATGTAGACCAATACCACATAGAGGCTGAGGCTAAAAATTCTCCCAAACATCGATGTAGAAACCCTCTACTTCTATGTTTGAAATTCATTAATCATATTTCTGATCCTACATTGTTTAAGCTTTAGCTGATAACAGGACGGACATTACATTTTGTACTGATTGTGCAGATTGATCTAGTGCGGCCTTTTCTTCATCCGTCAAGGGGATTTCGATGATGCTTTCGATGCCGTTTCCGCCTAAAATGGTGGGTACACCTAAGTAAATATCGCTATAACCGTATTCTCCCTCAAGATAGGCGATAGATGGCAAGATCCGTTTCTTATCTTTTAAAATGGCTTCTGCCATTTGGACCATAGAGGCTGCCGGAGCATAGTAGGCGCTGCCTTGGCCAAGCAGGTTTACGATTTCTCCGCCCCCTTTTCGTGTTCTTTCCACAATGGCTTCGATCCTTTCCGGTGAAAGGATTCTTTCAAGCGGAATTCCGCCTGCATAGGAATAGCGCACTAATGGGACCATATCATCTCCGTGGCCGCCAAGGACAAACCCAGAGATGTCTTCTACCGATACATTTAGTTCCTGGGCAACAAAGGTATTAAAACGCGCTGTATCCAACACACCAGATTGGCCGATGACGCGGTGTTTCGGAAAACCGGTTGTTTTATAACATACATATGTCATCGCATCAACCGGATTACTTAAAACAATAATGTAACTGTTTGGGGCATATGTTTTCACATTCTCTGAAACTTCTTTGATAATCTTGGCATTGGTTGCCACTAAGTCGTCCCGGCTCATGCCTGGCTTTCTTGGCAGGCCAGCAGTGATTAAGACTAAGTCAGCGTCCAGAATATCCTCATAATTGGAAGTGCCGGTTATGTTGGCATTAAAGCCTTGAACAGGACTTGCCTCCAGCATATCCAGTGCCTTCCCTCTAGTTGGGTTTGCTTGTGAAGGAATGTCAACTAATACGACATCTCCCAGTTCTTTTTGTGCCAGCATCAGCGCAGCGGTTGCACCGGTAAACCCTGCCCCGATGACAGCGATCTTTCTGCGAGTAAAAGCCATATTTCCTCCTCCGTTCCATTCATCGAACCTTTATAGGCAGCGTGTTGACTATTTTTCTTCATCAGGTTGTTTTTCAGTTTTCCCTGCTTGAGACGGTTCGGCTTTCTTCTTAGCGGCTCTCTTATTTTCAGAAGGAATATCCTTTTTATTAGCAGGCTCTGTTACTTGATCCTTCTTTAATAAAACATCCTTGATGGATTCATCTGGATGGGGGATGACATGAGCGGAAACTAGCTCCCCGACTCTTGCTGCTGCCATTTTGCCAACTTCAACAGCCGCTTGGACGGCACTGACATCCCCTTGCACCAAAACGGTAACAAGTGCGGCATCTACTTTTTCCTGCCTCACTAATGTGACATCAGCCGCTTTCAACATGGCATCAGCCGCTTCGATGGAACCAATGAGTCCTCTTGTTTCGATCATTCCTAATGCTCTACCCATCATTCCTCACCTCATTTCATTTCAACATCGACGGAATCAATAATCCCAATGATAAGGGCATCAATCGGTAAATTTGTTCCACCGGACATATTAGCAGCTGCACTACCTCGAGTAACGAGGACTTGATCGCCAAAACCGGCACCAATTCGATCCACGGCAATAAACGGATCTCCTGAAGGGATTCGATTTGGTAACTCAGGTTGAACAAATAAAAACTTCAACCCCCTTAGTTCATCCTCTTTCTTTGTAGCCCAGACATTACCAATTACTGTCCCCAATTGCATTTATCGTTTCGCCCCTTTTGCGTCATTTACCTTGATGCTTTTCCCCATTTCCCGTGCCGTATCACGTGCTAAAGGGGTAATAATAGTAGATCGCTCGACTACTATTTCATCTTTTGTACAATCTTTTACATCTCTTTGCGTTAACAGCTTTTTCTTAAAAATCATTGGAGCCTTCGCTGCAGCAATGGGAATCGGCTCATTTTGCCGGTTGAAAACATTTATATTCATACCAAATTGACATCCCTCATATTTAACAAGACGACCGAATGATTTTCCAGTAATAAAGCCGGCATTGGCTTCATCTGTATCGACATGCATTTCAAGCTTGTACCTAGGGGAAACACGAATCAAGACTTTCCCAAGTGTGACTGGCCGGGCGCCTTCAACTTCCACTTTGACATACTCTCCATTCTCTACACCAAACATATGAGCATCATCCGGAGACATGTGAATATGGGCCTGTGCAATGATAAGGCCTTCTTTTTTG encodes:
- a CDS encoding BMC domain-containing protein, producing the protein MGRALGMIETRGLIGSIEAADAMLKAADVTLVRQEKVDAALVTVLVQGDVSAVQAAVEVGKMAAARVGELVSAHVIPHPDESIKDVLLKKDQVTEPANKKDIPSENKRAAKKKAEPSQAGKTEKQPDEEK
- the mdh gene encoding malate dehydrogenase, which encodes MAFTRRKIAVIGAGFTGATAALMLAQKELGDVVLVDIPSQANPTRGKALDMLEASPVQGFNANITGTSNYEDILDADLVLITAGLPRKPGMSRDDLVATNAKIIKEVSENVKTYAPNSYIIVLSNPVDAMTYVCYKTTGFPKHRVIGQSGVLDTARFNTFVAQELNVSVEDISGFVLGGHGDDMVPLVRYSYAGGIPLERILSPERIEAIVERTRKGGGEIVNLLGQGSAYYAPAASMVQMAEAILKDKKRILPSIAYLEGEYGYSDIYLGVPTILGGNGIESIIEIPLTDEEKAALDQSAQSVQNVMSVLLSAKA
- a CDS encoding EutN/CcmL family microcompartment protein, yielding MQLGTVIGNVWATKKEDELRGLKFLFVQPELPNRIPSGDPFIAVDRIGAGFGDQVLVTRGSAAANMSGGTNLPIDALIIGIIDSVDVEMK